The Panicum hallii strain FIL2 chromosome 9, PHallii_v3.1, whole genome shotgun sequence genome has a window encoding:
- the LOC112874578 gene encoding psbP-like protein 1, chloroplastic isoform X4, which produces MATAVPAVSLPLPRRAASSSPLAAARRPGSPSLRRRHCAVTPVAAACSAAPPRQLDNESKKGFLPVVDKKAGYSFLYPFGWQEVAVQGQDKVYKDVIEPLESVSINSIPTSKEDIRDLGPPDKVAETLIKKVLAPATQKTKLIEAKENDVDGRAYYTFEFTAQAPNYTRHALGAIVIANGKFYTLTTGANERRWEKMKDRLHTVVDSFKIENRI; this is translated from the exons ATGGCCACGGCCGTGCCCGCCGTCTCCCTCCCGCTCCCTCGCCGCGCAGCGTCCTCCTCTCCCttggccgccgcccgccgtcccgGGTCCCCGTCGCTGCGCAGGCGGCATTGCGCCGTCACGCCCGTCGCCGCAGCCTGcagcgctgcgccgccgcggcagctCGACAACG AGTCTAAGAAAGGGTTCCTGCCTGTCGTCGACAAGAAGGCTGGTTACTCCTTCCTCTACCCGTTCGGGTGGCAGGAAGTGGCCGTGCAAGGGCAAGATAAGGTGTACAAAGATGTGATAGAACCTCTGGAGAGTGTGAGCATCAACTCTATTCCCACTAGCAAGGAGGACATCCGTGACCTTGGTCCTCCGGATAAG GTTGCTGAGACCTTGATAAAGAAGGTTTTAGCACCAGCAACGCAGAAGACGAAGTTAATCGAGGCAAAAGAG AATGATGTTGATGGGAGAGCATACTATACTTTTGAGTTCACAGCTCAGGCTCCGAACTACACCAGACATGCACTTGGTGCTATTGTAATTGCAAATG GCAAATTTTACACATTGACTACTGGAGCAAACGAGAGAAGATGGGAAAAGATGAAGGATAGGCTGCACACAGTTGTCGATTCCTTCAAAATTGAAAATAGGATATGA
- the LOC112874578 gene encoding psbP-like protein 1, chloroplastic isoform X2, with translation MATAVPAVSLPLPRRAASSSPLAAARRPGSPSLRRRHCAVTPVAAACSAAPPRQLDNEEEGSGRRQVLVAGAAAAAAFVSRPNPAASESKKGFLPVVDKKAGYSFLYPFGWQEVAVQGQDKVYKDVIEPLESVSINSIPTSKEDIRDLGPPDKVAETLIKKVLAPATQKTKLIEAKENDVDGRAYYTFEFTAQAPNYTRHALGAIVIANGKFYTLTTGANERRWEKMKDRLHTVVDSFKIENRI, from the exons ATGGCCACGGCCGTGCCCGCCGTCTCCCTCCCGCTCCCTCGCCGCGCAGCGTCCTCCTCTCCCttggccgccgcccgccgtcccgGGTCCCCGTCGCTGCGCAGGCGGCATTGCGCCGTCACGCCCGTCGCCGCAGCCTGcagcgctgcgccgccgcggcagctCGACAACG AGGAGGAAGGCTCCGGGCGGCGGCAGGTGCTTGTGGCCggtgccgccgcggccgccgcgttTGTTTCCCGGCCCAATCCGGCGGCAT CAGAGTCTAAGAAAGGGTTCCTGCCTGTCGTCGACAAGAAGGCTGGTTACTCCTTCCTCTACCCGTTCGGGTGGCAGGAAGTGGCCGTGCAAGGGCAAGATAAGGTGTACAAAGATGTGATAGAACCTCTGGAGAGTGTGAGCATCAACTCTATTCCCACTAGCAAGGAGGACATCCGTGACCTTGGTCCTCCGGATAAG GTTGCTGAGACCTTGATAAAGAAGGTTTTAGCACCAGCAACGCAGAAGACGAAGTTAATCGAGGCAAAAGAG AATGATGTTGATGGGAGAGCATACTATACTTTTGAGTTCACAGCTCAGGCTCCGAACTACACCAGACATGCACTTGGTGCTATTGTAATTGCAAATG GCAAATTTTACACATTGACTACTGGAGCAAACGAGAGAAGATGGGAAAAGATGAAGGATAGGCTGCACACAGTTGTCGATTCCTTCAAAATTGAAAATAGGATATGA
- the LOC112874577 gene encoding flavanone 3-dioxygenase 2-like, with protein MADQLISTAVHDELPENYVRPEMQRPRLHEVVSDAQIPVVDLADPDLTAVIARIGEACSTHGFFQVLNHGVPVELMDAMLAVAYDFFRLPPEEKAKLYSDDPAKKMRLSTSFNVRKETVHNWRDYLRLHCHPLEQYVPEWPANPPSFREIVSAYCREVRELGFRLYAAISASLGLEEEYVKKALGEQEQHMAVNFYPKCPAPDLTFGLPAHTDPNALTILLMDQQVAGLQVLKEGRWIAVNPRPNALVINIGDQLQALSNGRYKSVWHRAVVNADRPRMSVASFLCPCNDVLIGPAAKLVTEGSPAVYRDYTYAEYYSKFWSRNLDQEHCLELFRT; from the exons ATGGCGGACCAGCTCATCTCCACGGCCGTGCACGACGAGCTGCCGGAGAACTACGTCCGGCCGGAGATGCAGCGCCCGCGCCTCCACGAGGTCGTCTCCGACGCGCAGATCCCCGTCGTCGACCTCGCCGACCCCGACCTCACCGCAGTCATCGCCAGGATCGGTGAGGCCTGCAGCACCCACGGCTTCTTTCAG GTGCTCAACCATGGGGTGCCCGTGGAGCTGATGGACGCGATGCTGGCGGTGGCGTACGACTTCTTCCGGCTCCCGCCGGAGGAGAAGGCGAAGCTCTACTCCGACGACCCGGCCAAGAAGATGCGCCTGTCCACCAGCTTCAACGTGCGCAAGGAGACGGTGCACAACTGGCGTGACTACCTCCGCCTGCACTGCCACCCGCTCGAGCAGTACGTCCCCGAGTGGCCGGCCAATCCGCCATCCTTCAG GGAGATCGTGAGCGCCTACTGCAGAGAGGTCCGGGAGCTCGGGTTCCGGCTGTACGCGGCGATCTCCGCGAGCCTGGGCCTGGAGGAGGAGTACGTGAAGaaggcgctgggcgagcagGAGCAGCACATGGCGGTGAACTTCTACCCCAAGTGCCCGGCGCCGGACCTCACCTTCGGGCTCCCCGCGCACACGGACCCCAACGCGCTCACCATCCTGCTCATGGACCAGCAGGTGGCCGGCCTGCAGGTGCTCAAGGAAGGCCGGTGGATCGCCGTGAACCCACGCCCCAACGCGCTCGTCATCAACATCGGGGACCAGCTGCAG GCGCTGAGTAACGGGCGGTACAAGAGCGTGTGGCACCGCGCCGTGGTCAACGCCGACAGGCCGAGGATGTCGGTGGCGTCGTTCCTGTGCCCGTGCAACGACGTGCTCATCGGCCCCGCCGCGAAGCTCGTCACCGAGGGCTCGCCGGCCGTCTACAGGGACTACACCTACGCCGAGTACTACAGCAAGTTCTGGAGCAGGAACCTGGACCAGGAGCACTGCCTCGAGCTCTTCAGAACCTAG
- the LOC112877139 gene encoding serine/threonine-protein kinase ATG1a-like: MEEGAEEVEVGEYRLQRLVGKGSYAKVFCAAHRLTGARVAVKAIDRRRLQKQVHDGILKEREILKSIDHPNILRLLDTIDTTDTMYLVLEYCDGGDLDEFLLKHGRLPVATAKDFMRQLAEGLKMLRERNIVHRDLKPQNLLLSTNGDAIILKIGDFGFAKDENLAATICGSPYYMAPEIWQGKDYDAKSDLWSVGVILFQLVTGKVPYAGSTCFQLHQNILASDELNFPSEIEADLCPDCIDLCRRLLHRDPRKRISFDEFFNHKFLATTRKCELICESHHAVDLRDTCQKITSPVVLKMKPESVESKKSKVFDSWEWIEREYVLVPVNCTSMEMLSSLEKSTKDDTGTRNSGYDRSTGKGSVQNQNRDFNHRVIGVQNHGCTPAPASHESANAEDRRGKPPDCFERLHILNQFVLVLTELAREKLSKGLYLEALSIELLLLAIWKEALDACSLFMDASHDGNSSESSPEHLLPKSDHSSPNAARGLDFSRPVSIRSWVESGFMKAYDRAEKISHILRKSYDNTEMPDAMDVIFQTALEYGKSGAANEVLGYRSKSTALYSKSIILLTFILQEAPTLPLNPPFSLSPSDQQRIHSYIANLKSHLCSAKVAGQQQRIVRN, from the exons ATGGAGGAGGGAgcggaggaggtggaggtgggGGAGTACAGGCTGCAGAGGTTGGTGGGGAAGGGCTCGTACGCCAAGGTGTTCTGCGCCGCGCACCGGCTCACCGGCGCGCGCGTCGCGGTGAAGGCGATCGACCGCCGGCGACTCCAGAAGCAAGTCCACGACGGGATCCTCAAGGAGAGGGAGATCCTCAAGAGCATAGATCACCCCAACATCCTCCGCCTCCTCGACACCATCGAC ACGACGGATACCATGTACTTGGTTCTGGAGTACTGCGATGGAGGCGACCTCGATGAGTTTTTGCTCAAGCACGGCCGGCTGCCGGTGGCCACCGCCAAGGACTTTATGCGGCAGCTCG CGGAAGGGCTGAAGATGCTGAGGGAGAGGAACATCGTCCATAGGGACCTCAAGCCACAG AACCTTCTCCTATCAACCAACGGTGATGCCATTATATTGAAAATTGGCGATTTTGGGTTTGCCAA GGATGAAAATTTAGCTGCCACAATATGTGGGTCACCATATTATATGGCCCCAGAAATTTGGCAAGGGAAGGACTACGATGCAAAG TCAGACTTGTGGAGTGTTGGGGTCATTCTTTTTCAGCTAGTCACTGGGAAGGTGCCATATGCTGGGAGTACCTGTTTCCAG CTGCACCAAAACATCCTGGCTTCTGATGAACTTAACTTCCCTTCAGAAATTGAAGCCGATTTATGTCCTGATTGCATTGACTTGTGCAGAAGACTCTTGCACCGTGATCCAA GGAAGAGAATAAGTTTTGACGAATTCTTCAATCATAAGTTTTTGGCAACAACAAG GAAATGTGAGCTTATCTGTGAGTCCCATCATGCTGTTGATTTAAGGGATACATGCCAGAAAATCACCTCTCCTGTTGTCCTAAAAATGAAACCTGAAAGCGTGGAATCAAAAAAATCGAAAG TATTTGATTCATGGGAGTGGATCGAACGAGAATACGTGCTCGTTCCGGTAAACTGTACTTCCATGGAGATGCTGTCTTCACTCGAGAAGTCGACAAAGGATGATACAGGTACAAGAAATTCCGGATATGATAGGTCCACTGGCAAAGGTTCTGTTCAGAATCAAAACAGAGACTTTAACCACAGAGTTATTGGTGTACAAAACCATGGATGTACTCCAGCGCCTGCTTCCCATGAGTCAGCCAATGCGGAAGATAGAAGAGGGAAGCCACCTGATTGTTTTGAAAGGCTTCATATTCTGAATCAATTTGTTCTTGTTCTTACGGAACTTGCTCGGGAAAAG CTTTCTAAGGGGTTGTATCTGGAGGCACTGTCAATTGAGCTTCTATTATTAGCTATCTGGAAAGAGGCACTTGATGCGTGTAGCTTATTCATGGATGCATCGCACGATGGAAATTCCTCAGAATCTTCTCCAGAACATTTGCTGCCTAAGAGTGATCATTCGTCTCCGAATGCGGCACGAGGATTGGACTTCAGTAGACCAGTTTCTATTCGTTCGTGGGTTGAAAGTGGGTTCATGAAAGCATATGATCGTGCAGAGAAGATATCACATATATTGCGGAAGAGTTATG ATAACACTGAGATGCCAGATGCAATGGATGTCATATTCCAAACTGCTTTAGAATATGGGAAAAGTGGTGCG GCGAATGAAGTTTTGGGATACCGAAGTAAATCGACGGCGCTATATTCAAAATCTATCATCTTGCTCACATTCATATTGCAAGAAGCACCTACGTTGCCACTAAATCCTCCATTTTCCCTTTCACCGTCAGATCAACAACGCATCCATAGCTACATAGCTAATTTGAAGAGCCATCTATGCAGTGCTAAGGTTGCGGGGCAACAGCAGAGAATAGTTCGTAACTAA
- the LOC112878057 gene encoding transcription factor bHLH57-like, whose amino-acid sequence MERMQLQGPIASSLWADQQAAASTSAAVAAAAQMPFLALLQGAGIVVEDGQDGRKRNAAAFASAADLDLLESCVTQAAAAAGDPVASAPATRAERRRKRPRPRTRAAPPPEKRRKPEEAESQRMTHIAVERNRRRLMNDHLASLRSLIPSSYIPRGDQATVVGGAIDYVKQLEQQLVALQAAAAARRGAAGAVGTAATAASDGVFVSPQYASYSEARGCCGGVDVEAMAAVGGHVRVRVAGRRWPGRLVRAVAALEDLRLAVLHLAVTSVGHDAVVYCFNLKMEDGCEVATADEVAAVVHQIFAYAGGTCC is encoded by the exons ATGGAGAGGATGCAGCTGCAAGGGCCCATCGCCTCCTCGCTG TGGGCGGACCAGCAGGCGGCCGCCAGCACCAGCGCCGCCGTGGCCGCGGCCGCGCAGATGCCCTTCCTGGCGCTGCTCCAGGGCGCGGGCATCGTGGTGGAGGACGGGCAGGACGGGCGCAAGaggaacgccgccgccttcgcgAGCGCCGCCGACCTCGACCTGCTCGAGAGCTGCGTcacgcaggcggcggcggcggcgggtgacCCTGTGGCGTCTGCGCCGGCGACCAGGGCGGAGAGGCGGAGGAAGCGCCCGAGGCCGAGgacgcgcgccgcgccgccgccggagaaGCGCAGGAAGCCGGAGGAGGCCGAGAGCCAGCGGATGACGCACATCGCCGTCGAGCGCAACCGGCGCCGCCTCATGAACGACCACCTCGCCTCCCTCCGCTCGCTCATCCCCTCCAGCTACATCCCCCGC GGCGACCAGGCGACGGTGGTGGGCGGCGCGATCGACTACGTGAAGCAGCTCGAGCAGCAGCTGGTGGCGCtgcaggcggccgcggccgcgcgaCGCGGGGCCGCCGGCGCGGTGGGCACGGCGGCGACGGCCGCGTCGGACGGCGTGTTCGTGTCCCCGCAGTACGCGAGCTACTCGGAGGCGcgcggctgctgcggcggcgtgGACGTGGAGGCGATGGCCGCGGTGGGCGGGCacgtgcgcgtgcgcgtcgcggggcggcggtggcccGGGCGGCTCGtgcgcgccgtcgccgcgctggaggacctccggctCGCGGTCTTGCACCTCGCCGTCACCTCCGTCGGCCATGACGCCGTCGTGTACTGCTTCAACCTTAAG ATGGAGGACGGGTGCGAGGTGGCGACGGCCgacgaggtggcggcggtggtgcacCAGATCTTCGCCTACGCCGGCGGCACATGCTGCTGA
- the LOC112874578 gene encoding psbP-like protein 1, chloroplastic isoform X3 — protein sequence MATAVPAVSLPLPRRAASSSPLAAARRPGSPSLRRRHCAVTPVAAACSAAPPRQLDNVAAESKKGFLPVVDKKAGYSFLYPFGWQEVAVQGQDKVYKDVIEPLESVSINSIPTSKEDIRDLGPPDKVAETLIKKVLAPATQKTKLIEAKENDVDGRAYYTFEFTAQAPNYTRHALGAIVIANGKFYTLTTGANERRWEKMKDRLHTVVDSFKIENRI from the exons ATGGCCACGGCCGTGCCCGCCGTCTCCCTCCCGCTCCCTCGCCGCGCAGCGTCCTCCTCTCCCttggccgccgcccgccgtcccgGGTCCCCGTCGCTGCGCAGGCGGCATTGCGCCGTCACGCCCGTCGCCGCAGCCTGcagcgctgcgccgccgcggcagctCGACAACG TCGCAGCAGAGTCTAAGAAAGGGTTCCTGCCTGTCGTCGACAAGAAGGCTGGTTACTCCTTCCTCTACCCGTTCGGGTGGCAGGAAGTGGCCGTGCAAGGGCAAGATAAGGTGTACAAAGATGTGATAGAACCTCTGGAGAGTGTGAGCATCAACTCTATTCCCACTAGCAAGGAGGACATCCGTGACCTTGGTCCTCCGGATAAG GTTGCTGAGACCTTGATAAAGAAGGTTTTAGCACCAGCAACGCAGAAGACGAAGTTAATCGAGGCAAAAGAG AATGATGTTGATGGGAGAGCATACTATACTTTTGAGTTCACAGCTCAGGCTCCGAACTACACCAGACATGCACTTGGTGCTATTGTAATTGCAAATG GCAAATTTTACACATTGACTACTGGAGCAAACGAGAGAAGATGGGAAAAGATGAAGGATAGGCTGCACACAGTTGTCGATTCCTTCAAAATTGAAAATAGGATATGA
- the LOC112874579 gene encoding uncharacterized protein LOC112874579, protein MNTAMATTSLSLQGRPCQAAAKKLSSPFLGAPASFLRPLAPAPTAAPSRRTLAVRAMAPPKPGGKPKKVVGMIKLALEAGKATPAPPVGPALGAKGVNIMAFCKEYNAKTAEKAGYIIPVEITVFDDKSFTFILKTPPASVLLLKAAGVEKGSKEPQREKVGKVTADQVRAIAQEKLPDLNCKSIDSAMRIIAGTAANMGIDVDPPILQKKEKVLL, encoded by the exons ATGAACACAGCCATGGCCACCACTTCCTTATCCCTCCAAGGCCGCCCTTGCCAGGCCGCGGCCAAGAAGCTCTCCTCCCCGTTCCTGGGCGCCCCCGCCTCCTTCCTCCGGCCGCTGGCGCCCgcgcccaccgccgccccctcgcGGCGGACGCTCGCCGTCAGGGCCATGGCGCCGCCCAAGCCGGGAGGCAAGCCGAAGAAAG TGGTGGGCATGATAAAGCTGGCCCTGGAGGCCGGCAAggcgacgccggcgccgcccgtcgGCCCGGCGCTTGGTGCCAAGGGTGTGAACATCATGGCGTTCTGCAAGGAGTACAATGCCAAGACAGCCGAGAAGGCCGGCTACATTATCCCCGTCGAGATCACCGTCTTCGAT GACAAGAGCTTTACTTTCATCTTGAAGACACCACCGGCCTCAGTTCTGCTCCTTAAGGCTGCAG GTGTCGAAAAAGGTTCAAAAGAGCCACAGCGAGAAAAGGTTGGCAAAGTAACAGCAGATCAAGTCCGTGCGATAGCTCAAGAGAAGTTGCCAGACTTGAACTGCAAGAGCATCGACTCTGCTATGAGGATCATCGCTGGCACTGCCGCTAACATGGGCATTGATGTTGACCCTCCAATCCTTCAGAAGAAGGAAAAAGTTCTCTTGTAG
- the LOC112874578 gene encoding psbP-like protein 1, chloroplastic isoform X1, with amino-acid sequence MATAVPAVSLPLPRRAASSSPLAAARRPGSPSLRRRHCAVTPVAAACSAAPPRQLDNEEEGSGRRQVLVAGAAAAAAFVSRPNPAAFAAESKKGFLPVVDKKAGYSFLYPFGWQEVAVQGQDKVYKDVIEPLESVSINSIPTSKEDIRDLGPPDKVAETLIKKVLAPATQKTKLIEAKENDVDGRAYYTFEFTAQAPNYTRHALGAIVIANGKFYTLTTGANERRWEKMKDRLHTVVDSFKIENRI; translated from the exons ATGGCCACGGCCGTGCCCGCCGTCTCCCTCCCGCTCCCTCGCCGCGCAGCGTCCTCCTCTCCCttggccgccgcccgccgtcccgGGTCCCCGTCGCTGCGCAGGCGGCATTGCGCCGTCACGCCCGTCGCCGCAGCCTGcagcgctgcgccgccgcggcagctCGACAACG AGGAGGAAGGCTCCGGGCGGCGGCAGGTGCTTGTGGCCggtgccgccgcggccgccgcgttTGTTTCCCGGCCCAATCCGGCGGCAT TCGCAGCAGAGTCTAAGAAAGGGTTCCTGCCTGTCGTCGACAAGAAGGCTGGTTACTCCTTCCTCTACCCGTTCGGGTGGCAGGAAGTGGCCGTGCAAGGGCAAGATAAGGTGTACAAAGATGTGATAGAACCTCTGGAGAGTGTGAGCATCAACTCTATTCCCACTAGCAAGGAGGACATCCGTGACCTTGGTCCTCCGGATAAG GTTGCTGAGACCTTGATAAAGAAGGTTTTAGCACCAGCAACGCAGAAGACGAAGTTAATCGAGGCAAAAGAG AATGATGTTGATGGGAGAGCATACTATACTTTTGAGTTCACAGCTCAGGCTCCGAACTACACCAGACATGCACTTGGTGCTATTGTAATTGCAAATG GCAAATTTTACACATTGACTACTGGAGCAAACGAGAGAAGATGGGAAAAGATGAAGGATAGGCTGCACACAGTTGTCGATTCCTTCAAAATTGAAAATAGGATATGA